One region of Ictalurus punctatus breed USDA103 chromosome 6, Coco_2.0, whole genome shotgun sequence genomic DNA includes:
- the twist2 gene encoding twist-related protein 2: MEESSSSPVSPVDSLGTSEEELDRQQQQQQHQHRRFARKRRPSKKSSEEDSSGGSPGSAKRSKKASPNRAQSYEELQNQRVLANVRERQRTQSLNEAFASLRKIIPTLPSDKLSKIQTLKLASRYIDFLYQVLQSDEMDSKMSSCSYVAHERLSYAFSVWRMEGAWSMSASH, encoded by the coding sequence ATGGAAGAGAGCTCGAGTTCACCCGTGTCTCCGGTGGACAGTCTCGGGACCAGCGAGGAGGAGCTGGAccgccagcagcagcagcagcagcaccagCACAGGCGCTTCGCCCGGAAGAGGAGACCGAGTAAAAAGTCGAGTGAGGAGGACAGCTCTGGCGGAAGTCCCGGCTCGGCTAAACGGAGCAAGAAGGCGAGTCCGAACCGAGCGCAGTCCTACGAGGAGCTGCAGAATCAGCGCGTGCTGGCCAACGTGCGCGAGCGCCAGAGGACTCAGTCTCTGAACGAAGCGTTCGCGTCTCTGCGCAAGATCATCCCGACCCTGCCCTCCGACAAGCTGAGCAAGATCCAGACGCTCAAGCTGGCATCCCGCTACATCGACTTCCTCTATCAGGTGCTGCAGAGCGACGAGATGGACAGCAAGATGTCCAGCTGCAGCTACGTCGCGCACGAGAGACTCAGTTACGCCTTCTCGGTGTGGAGGATGGAGGGAGCCTGGTCCATGTCCGCCTCGCACTAG